Genomic DNA from Kwoniella shandongensis chromosome 10, complete sequence:
CCTATACTTTGGCCTGCCCAGCTCGTCCGGCTCCGCCGCCATAAGCCTGACATATGACCCTGCTTGTTAGCCCGGCTTGCCtctttgactcacctgtgACCACCCCCTCAAACCCATCCCTGTACATGATATCCACCAGTTCGTACCTGCTCAACCTCGCCGAGTTCAACTCCTGCCTGTTCGCTGGGACCCCGTCCAAATCCGTCGACTCCTTCTTCGGCGAGGCGACCTTTCTCTCTGGCGAGTAGCGCTCAGGCGATCGTCGGTACGAATGTGAAATCTCCCCGTCCTCTGTCGAATTATCCGACACCGGCGATGCAGACCTCGGTCGACGATGTTCCCTCCTCGCAGCCTAAAGGTCAGCTCAATCTTCAaccgcccactcacccttctctgAGCGCGCTCGTCCTTTGCCTTTCGCTTGTTCTTCAAATCGTTCATCGCTCTCGACGCCTCTTTCGTGACGCTCGTGTGTTTGCCTGGGGTCAGCTCTGTCCCCCACACGTGCACTTACGTCTCTTGCGCGACggctcatcatcatcctcatccccctGCAGCGTTTGAAACATCGCATCGAGCGCTTGACTATCTTTAAACTTTTGCATCTCTTCGAGCCGCCCGGCGAGGATGTTTTCACGTTCAATCTCGGGAAGTGCTTCGAGTCTGCAGGTGAGCTAGCGCTATCGTACACCCACTCACGCTtcacgatcatcctcgtccacatACTTCCCCTCCAGGGGATACGGATTCCTCACTGGTCCTCTGGCTTTAGACGACCCCggctcatcatcgtccgagTCGAGATCCATATCCGCCTCGCCATCGTCGTCCGAGTCCATGCTAGTGAGTGTCAGTACCGGTCTGCCATTCATGACCTCGCACTTCAGCCCTCTACAACTTCACACTCACAAcgccttgctcttcttcttcttgtcactGGAATTATGCCTCTTCTTGGACGGTCGACGGGTCGGGTCGTCCTCTGCCAACCCTAGAAGCTCATTTTCGAGGTCCGACATGTTGTACGATTTATACAAATAAGAGTTATGTTGAAACACAAAGTTCGAATTGTGATTTACGAGCGAATCCGCGTCGGATTTATTTGGTTGCACTTTCACCTTTACCATTCATACCGTCACACACCATGATCCTCCGACACTTATGCTCTGCGCTTGCACTGCTCCTCCCCCTCACCCTCGCTCTATCCCACGCCGAGCTCCAACCTCAAATATCCCAACTATTCAACACCACTTCCGATGGACACACCAACAACTGGGCCGTCCTAGTATGCTCCTCCCGGTACTGGTTCAACTACCGTGTATGTCTGTCATCCGTTGTCTCGCTCACACCGTCGTCTCGCTAACACCCCCCAGCACATGGCGAACACCCTCGCCATGTACCGCACGCTCAAACGACTAGGTTTACCCGACTCCAACATCATCTTGATGCTGGCCGATGACGTCGCATGCAACGCTCGGAACGCCTTCCCTGCGACAGTCTATGCCAACTCGGGAAGACAGATGGATCTGTATGGCGATGGGATTGAGGTGGATTACAGAGGTTACGAAGTCACCGTGGAAAGCTTCCTCCGACTCTTAACAGGTAAGTCTTGCTCTTCAGCCCCATGCTGATGTCTAGGCCGGCACGCCGCGACCACGCCCCGCTCCAAACGCCTGCTCAGCGATGCCAGCTCCAACGTCTTCGTCTATATGACAGGACACGGCGGCAACGAATTCCTCAAGTTCCAAGACAACGAAGAGGTCTCAGCGTACGACGTGGCCGACGCCATCGAGCAAATGTACGAGAAGCGGCGGTAAGTCAACTATCGCGGTGCGCGCTGACCCGTAGATACAACAAACTCCTCTACGTGATAGACACCTGCCAAGCGAACACGATGTACTCTAAATTCTACTCCCCCGAGGTGATATCGACCGGGTCATCTGGCCTCGGCGAGAATTCATATTCCGTGAGTTAGCAAATGTGTCAACGCTGACCCTTTAGCACCACAACGACCTCGATATCGGCGTCGCGGTCATCGACAGCTTCACGCACAACATCTTACAATACCTCGAGACGCTCGGCAAATCCTCCAAAGCGAGCTTGCAGGAATTTGTAAGTTGGCTATACATTACCACGCTGATATCAGTTCAACACGTACGACCCGGCGAAGATCGCCTCCCACCCCGGGATATCCACCTCGCTCAGCTCGGTCCCACCAGATGACATCCTGGTGACAGACTTTTTCGGCGCCGTGGCCAGCGTCGAAGTACTCCCGAGAGACGCAGAGTTGCCCCTGTCGGCCCGCCAAGCAGACAGTTGGGAAGTGGCCTCTGGACGGTCACGGGGGATAGAGGGCAACACACTCTCCGAGCCACCTGTCCAGGTGAAGCACGCCGGAGGCTGGAAACGACCgctggaggagaaagaggagtacTGGAAATGGGTGCCATCCCACCTGATCCTCGGCGCCGCGTTCATCGCGCTGTACATCTCCCTTGGCGACAAGATAGAGCAGATAGAATAATGTTGTACTCCTATGTAGATATCTAAATGGACCTCCTCACCTGAGCCTGATCCACAATTTTGACCAACTTCACGCCCATATCCACTGCGATGCCCAGCGGAATCAACAGGAAAGGGATGTACTCTGACAACAAAGTCACCCactcggtggtggtgaaaGCCGGCTTAGGGTTGGCGGTGAACAGCGCGCCGAGACACGGGATGAGGGTCGTTGCGGTCGAAGCGCCATAAGCCAGCAGAAGGGCTATATCGTCAGCGAGCGTTACCCCAGTCAAGCTTACGATAGACCCGTTTGTCATCTTATAGTTCAGACGTCAGCCTGactcttcgtccacttcctctccactcacttctccaCAATCCCACCGCTCCCAGAACAAAACAAGGCAGCTGAAATCCTCCTTCCAAGAAGAAATAAGTCCTCAGCCAGGCAAACTCCCTGCTCCCTGAGATGGCACCCCCAAGGATGGGATCACGGGCAAGCGCGATCGACCATTGGAAGAACGCAGGGAGGGGAGTCGAGGCGAGCCACGAGGTGGGGTAGATCGATTGCAGGTCTAGCAAGAGCGTGACGGGCTACACGAAGTGTCAGGGTGGACTATAGGCTGTCACCTTTCATGACGCACTATATGAAGCTGTCCTCAGGTCAGTagatcgatcaatccacGACAACGATCGCACTTACGACACAGAAGGCAAACCAGAACTTCTCAAGTCCACGCCCCGCGAATCGTGACAtggcgaagatggaagaggtgtaCGGAGAGTAACGTTTGTGAATTTACGAACAGCTcttttgttgatgttggagatCTGGGCAAGTTACCGGTCGGAAGATTACAAACTCGATCACACGCCAGTCGTATTCTCATTACAACCCAATTTGTAATACCACCGCCGGGAGCTATTCTCCTCGATAAGATAGCAATAACAATTTTGACGAATCCgtctctttcatcctcccAAAATACAGCAAAATGTTCTACGTGATCGGACTAGGTCTCagcgatgagaaggatatcacCGTCAAGGGGTTAGAGGTGGGTCATAAGGTACGACCGCGCTTGCTGACTCCTTGTACAGGCCGTGAAGCGATGCGAGCGAGTGTACCTCGAGTCATACACCTCCATTctgatggtggagaaggagaagcttgTGCGTGATCCAGCCATGAAGCTTGATACTGACTCTACCCTCTCAGGAAGCATTCTACGGCCGACAAGTCATCACGGCCACCCGAGagcttgtcgagctcgaagcCGATGAGATTCTCCGAGATGCGGACAAGGTCGATGTGGCCTTTTTGGTCGTTGGTGACCCGTTAGGGTGAGCGACCTTCCCTCTTTCGGGATATCCTGCTGACGTCTCGTCTACTCAGGGCCACGACCCActccgatctcctcctccgcgcGACATCCCTCTCCATTCCAACCTCTGTCATTCACAACGCTTCCATCCTCACCGCCCTCGGCTCCACCGGTCTCCAGATGTACTCCTTCGGTCAAACGCTGTCCCTCGTGTTCTTCACCGAGACTTGGAGACCGGACAGCTGGTATGACAGACTGGAGGAGAACCTCAAGGTCGGCATGCACACGTTGGTGTTGCTGGACATCAAAGTGCGAGAGCAAAGCGAGGAGAACATGGCTAGGTGAGCAGTTCTGTCACACGATTGGGCTAACCTCAACCAGGGGCCGACTCATCTACGAACCCCCACGATTCATGAACCCATCCACTGCATTCCGCCAAATCCTACTAACCGAATCTTTACGCCACCCCACCgaatcttcctcgtcgtcttcctcttcagacgacgacgaaccCAAACCCGAACCCACCCCTACCCTCCTCGACCCGTCCAAAACCCTCGCCATGTCATTATCCCGAATCGGAACACCCACCCAACGTCTCGTCTCAGGTACTCTGCTCGAGCTCGCCGAACTGTCCGAGGAAGACTACGGAGGTCCCCTACACAGCATTGTCATCGTCGGAAAGAGATTACACCCGCTTGAGCTCGAGTATGCTGGCAGGTTTGCCGTCGGCGGAGAGGCAGGCAACTGGTGGAAAGTCGGAAAGGAAGTTTATGGTGTGGAGCGGGAGACATTCTAGATTACGCTACAACTGCATTGTGCAACATCATGATAATGCTCGTAAAGACATAATGTCCGTCTACAACTTGCTCTTAACGCCAGTCTCCTTTTCTGTCGGTGGTTTCCACGATAGCCCTCGGTATCTGTGACCATTGGTCAGATTGGTGCACGTACAGCGTGGACTTACAAAAGCGTTGACGGCGCGGTACCAAACTCTACAGGCAGCTCCAGTCCCTGCAAGCGTGTCAGCTAGAATGTCACTGCACCCGTCTCATGACTCACGAGCTCATGAACGGCTATCGTCCTCAACATTGAAAAGTGATGAATGGCATGCAATGAGCAGTACCACAGCTAGTCATACGCTGTCAGCGGTGTCGTCACCTACTAGTTCAAGAGTAtcgctcacctctctccccaCTGTGCTGCCCATTTCCTGTCGAGTCGGTGTGATCGCCAGCACCTTGACCTGCTTATCCATCTCCGAAGCCAGACCACCTTGTTCTCTGCTCACTCCTACTTGACCCGCCACTCCGCTCGCCACCTCGCTAGCTGATCCCGATGACAACGATCGCGATCGACACAGATCGCCCCAAGCTATCAGATCGTCCCGGACAGATTCCATCGCCACCTGGCAAGCCTTGACGGATCGGGCTATCGGCTTTCGAGCGGACGGAAGGATCGCATCGTAGTTGATCTCGGacgtggaggaggatgatgggtaaAGCGGTAGCAAGAATGCTCTGAAAGACTCGATCACCTAAGGGTAGGATCAGCACCCTTGCGTACTTGCTCCCAGTTGACCGACCACGCTTACATGTCTGAAATGCTTCCCCAACGTCCCACCCGGCATCAACAGACTCGCCTGGATCAACTGATCATCCGACTGTATGTGATCACGAAGGATATCGACCGCCGAGTCCACCAAAGAGATCGACAATGAAAGGAGAGCTTCGGCTCGATCCGACTGTTCGCGTGTCGGCATAGCCACGAGGGTGTGGTTTAGCGATGCTTGCGGGTTTTGCTTCGGCATCTTTGTTGTATGTCAAATGTCTGACAGTGTCAAGATCAAGAGAATAGTGGATGGTAATTCCACTTATCTATAACCGTGAAAGGAGAGATCAAGCGTCGCGTGTCAAACACGTTTTCATCGTCGGGAAGCGCGGTGCAGTGACGACATGAAAACAAAAGATTAAATCAGGAGAGACCATAGCAACGATGCAGGTGAAGTGCAAATTCAGTGATGCATCAAAGGTGGTGAGAGCGACGGCATTGTCATCATCACACAAGCGATCACTTCGCCGCACCCATCCATAACATACGCCCCGCCGCTGCGTAGCGAGATCGTTCGTTTGTGTCACCATCAAGGGAAGACGAGTTGGCTGAAACGCTGCGGACCTACCGCACAGATCCTAGGCTGTGCAGAGGTCTAAATTTCATCATCACTAGCATTGATCAAACATCAATCTATCGTCTACTACAATCCATCAAAGCGATCGGTCTTCGACCTGACATACGTCCGTGTAGATCAACACCTCACTCGATCCCACCAAGATGCCTCTCGCCGGGcctcgtccaaatccaaatcCACCCATACCGCGCGACAACACTGACCCATACACGTCCTACGATGCATCACCACCATACTACGaacatccctcctctctctcctccacaTCACAACACTCGTACCCTCACCAATCCCTATCTGAAAGCGGAACAACCGTTCTCGAACCACTGTCAGATACCCCTCGGGAACAAGGCATGACGGGCGCACAAAGCGTGATGAAGGAGTATCGACGGTCGAATGGTCGCGGAGACTACGGTGGAGATGAGCAGGATGTGGGGTTGTTGAGTCCTCGTCCGTATAGCGGAGCTAGATTCGATAACCCCTACGAGCAGGAGCACGAGGAGCCATACGGGGATCGAATGACGACCGGATCTTCATCGCTTGGACCTTGGGATTCAGCTTCGCAACGATCGCTTCCCCATCACTCGGCTTTTCCCCTCCCTCAATCAGCTCAACGAGGCGACGACCAACAAGGCGTGGGTAAGAAACCATCTTATGGCGGATTATCATACAtcgacgaagacggtgaATACTACCACACCGACAAAGCTCGTCCGGCCTCGACTTATCTAGACAGTTCTCGACATCACGAGATGGGTGGTTTCGTGAGAGCGGATGAAGTGGACGAACCATACCAAAATGTCAAGTTCACAAATTATGAAGAATCACCTCATCCTTATCCCCCTACGCAGGACAGCTATACCTCGGCAACGTACATGACACCGCCGAATCACCTCTACACGATGCTGCTCTTCCCCACAGGCTTGGATCGATTGTTGGGGTTGTTCGGAGTGAATACTGGGGCGTATCCGGTGGCACAAGCGAtagagagaaagagaagaggactGGGAGGACAGAGGTGGCCTGTGGCTGCGTGGAGTTTGGCAgtaggtgagtgagggtaCCGTTAATCACGTCGCAAGGGACCTGACTGATATACTTGCCATTAGTGATGACGGGACTAATGATCTACGAGCTCGTGGCAAACTATCAAGCTATGGGCAGTCCAATCGcgaccaaggtgagtccaatCGCGCTCAGCAATCCGCAGTGCAACTGACGTGACAACCGCTTCAGCCTACGTTCAACCCTATGGTATGTTTCTCGACACAGTATTGGGAATGCCCCGCTGAGAAGTCTTACCACAGATTGGACCATCTTCTGAAGTCCTGATCAATATAGGAGCTCGATTTCCGCCTTGTATGAAACTCGTCGATGCTCTTCCGCCTTCTTTCCAGCTCGCATGTCTGAATGAcacctcgaggtgagtaatcagATGAACAACGATGTTGTACCCCCTAATCGTTCCGTCTACCGCAGCACACCAACCACGGCTTGCTCCATCGAGACTATCTGTGGGCACGGTGGGTTCCCGAACGGTGTCCCGAACCGTGAGTGCTTCGATGACTATAATTAAGCAAGGCACTCTGACGCTCGTCGCCGCCGCAGAGTCCTGGCGATTTGTCTACCCGATCTTCTTGCACGTCGGTATCATCCATCTGCTTTTGAACATGGTCGCACAGGTCACCGCCGCAGCTCAGGTTGAGCGGGAGATGGGTGAGTACGAGTCTGGGTGTGATAGCTCTGAATTGATGAAACCCCTCCCAGGCACCGTCCCATTCCTGTTGGTCTACATGGCAGGTGGGATATACGGCTTCGTACTGGGTGGGAACTTTTCGCGAACTGGTATACCATCAGCGGGAGCGAGTGGAGCATTGTTTGCGACGGTATGTCTATCTTACATCAGTTGTAGATTACGCTAGCTGAGTCGTCTTGTGATCGCTCCACAGAATGCCTGCGTTCtggtcgacctcgtccttcaCTGGAAATACGAAGAAAGACCGAAGCTGAAAGTAGGTGTGAGCTCGATCCCAAGGTTTGACGCAGTCCTGATGCTTCTTGCTACAGGCATTCTTACTTGCACTAGAGTTCATCATCGGATTTGGTATAGGATATATGTGAGTGCCGACTCGTTTCCTTCCGGTTGTTCACCCCAGGCCGACAAAGAATTCCATATTTATAGCCCAAACGCTGTCGACGGTCTGGCCCATCTAGGCGTGAGTCTCGCTGTGACGCTGACCAATCAAACATTGCTGATCCGATACCTGTCCAGGGCTGGGCAATGGGTATACTCATGGGGATCATACTCTACCCCTCGATCTCCGAAACCAAACGACATCGGTATATCGTCTGGGGGTTCCGCGTGATCGCGTTGCCGCTGATCATCCTTGCGTTTGTCTTGACTATCAAGAATTTCTGTGAGTGCGACATAAGACAGGTAGACTGACACACGCTAATTAAGAATTGCGTCGTTTCTCGCAGATACCGATGATCCTGTAAGTGGCCATTCTTGGCGATTGACAAACGTTTCATCTCGCTGACATACACGCGATACGTTTGCAGAACGCCGCCTGTGAATGGTGCAAATACCTCTCTTGTATCCCTACAAGCTCGAACAATCACTGCTCCGGAACTGTGAGTGATCGTTCAAACGTTTCGGACGTGACTGATCATGGTGTG
This window encodes:
- a CDS encoding diphthine synthase — translated: MFYVIGLGLSDEKDITVKGLEAVKRCERVYLESYTSILMVEKEKLEAFYGRQVITATRELVELEADEILRDADKVDVAFLVVGDPLGATTHSDLLLRATSLSIPTSVIHNASILTALGSTGLQMYSFGQTLSLVFFTETWRPDSWYDRLEENLKVGMHTLVLLDIKVREQSEENMAR